A stretch of the Actinomycetes bacterium genome encodes the following:
- a CDS encoding cupredoxin domain-containing protein translates to MTISGFAFSALTVKPGALVTVSNQDSVSHTVHIQGTAVDVTVPPGGQATFTAPAKAGAYPLTCDFHAHMHGSLTVAG, encoded by the coding sequence ATGACGATCTCCGGGTTCGCCTTCTCGGCGCTGACGGTCAAACCCGGAGCCCTGGTCACGGTGTCGAACCAGGACTCGGTGTCGCACACGGTGCACATCCAGGGCACCGCCGTCGACGTGACCGTCCCACCGGGTGGGCAGGCCACCTTCACCGCACCGGCCAAGGCCGGCGCCTACCCACTGACCTGCGACTTCCACGCGCACATGCACGGGTCCTTGACCGTCGCCGGCTGA